The following proteins are encoded in a genomic region of Stutzerimonas balearica DSM 6083:
- a CDS encoding anhydro-N-acetylmuramic acid kinase produces MLHYLGVMSGTSLDGLDIALVEQSDRPRLVASHFLPMPARLRAELLALCEPGQDELARAAIAENEWARLAANAIGELLDAQALSPAAVRAIGSHGQTVRHEPQRGFTIQIGNPALLAELSGISVVADFRRRDVAAGGQGAPLVPAFHHALFADGRTRQAVLNIGGFSNLSLLAPEQPVRGFDCGPGNVLMDAFIQREQGLAFDRDGAWAAGGSPDSDLLSAFLKDGFFATSGPKSTGRELFNLAWLDRHLAERAPIAGQDVQATLLELTARSISEALASAQPGTERVLVCGGGARNKALMQRIAQLVSPAEVLPTDSLGIPADWVEAMAFAWLAHCCLERIPGNEPEVTGAAGPRVLGAIYPA; encoded by the coding sequence GTGCTGCACTACCTGGGCGTGATGTCCGGCACCAGCCTAGACGGGCTGGACATCGCCCTGGTCGAGCAATCCGATAGACCCAGGTTGGTCGCCAGCCATTTCCTCCCCATGCCTGCGCGGCTCCGCGCAGAACTCCTGGCGCTGTGTGAGCCAGGCCAGGACGAGCTGGCCCGGGCAGCGATTGCCGAGAACGAGTGGGCACGCTTGGCAGCGAACGCAATCGGCGAACTGTTGGACGCACAAGCGCTATCGCCAGCCGCGGTTCGAGCCATCGGCAGTCATGGGCAGACCGTCCGCCACGAGCCCCAGCGGGGCTTCACCATTCAGATCGGCAATCCGGCACTGCTTGCAGAGCTGAGCGGAATCTCCGTGGTCGCCGACTTTCGCCGTCGCGACGTCGCCGCCGGCGGCCAGGGCGCCCCATTGGTCCCGGCCTTCCACCATGCGCTGTTTGCCGATGGCCGAACCCGGCAGGCGGTTCTCAATATCGGCGGGTTCAGCAATCTTAGCCTGCTTGCTCCAGAGCAGCCCGTGCGCGGCTTCGATTGTGGGCCTGGTAATGTGTTGATGGACGCCTTCATCCAGCGTGAGCAAGGCCTCGCCTTCGACCGCGACGGTGCGTGGGCTGCAGGGGGAAGCCCCGATAGCGATCTGCTTTCGGCTTTCCTCAAGGATGGCTTCTTCGCCACCAGCGGCCCCAAAAGCACGGGTCGCGAACTGTTCAACCTGGCCTGGCTGGATCGCCACCTCGCCGAGCGGGCACCCATTGCCGGCCAGGATGTCCAGGCGACCCTGCTCGAACTGACCGCCCGCTCGATCAGCGAAGCGCTGGCGAGCGCCCAACCCGGCACCGAGCGCGTTCTCGTCTGCGGAGGCGGTGCGCGGAACAAAGCGCTGATGCAGAGGATCGCCCAGCTCGTCAGTCCTGCCGAAGTCCTGCCAACCGACTCGCTGGGTATTCCAGCCGACTGGGTCGAAGCGATGGCGTTCGCCTGGCTGGCGCACTGCTGCCTGGAACGAATTCCCGGCAACGAACCGGAGGTAACCGGCGCGGCGGG
- a CDS encoding peptidoglycan DD-metalloendopeptidase family protein, translating into MTYPTPKAPLYPKSHLLAASGVAALLSLALLVFPSREVEAKKSFIDLKLEYAAEQAMQSEESVDQANADSALDSPFATVDPASSPATATVEPATEPAVKVIKVSNGDTLSTLFAKAGLPPSTVHDVLASSKEAKQLARLRVGQALEFDIDDQGALRSLSSQVGPLQSVRIERSATGYSFKKEEIKPSVETRYAHGEINSSLFLAAKRAGLSHNLTMDLANIFGYDIDFALDIRQGDRFEVVFEEKTVDGKRVGTGNILAARFVNRGKTYTAVRYTSKSGTTSYYTADGASMRKAFIRTPVDFARISSRFSNGRKHPILNKIRAHKGVDYAAPRGTPIKSAGDGKVILAGRKGGYGNTVIIQHGNRYRTLYAHMQGFAKGVRSGSAVKQGQIIGYIGTTGLSTGPHLHYEFQVDGVHVDPLGLKLPMADPIAKSELPRFMATSRPLMARMDEERATMLALKQD; encoded by the coding sequence ATGACGTATCCAACCCCAAAAGCGCCTCTCTACCCGAAAAGCCATCTTCTGGCCGCCAGCGGTGTAGCTGCTCTGCTTAGCCTGGCTCTGTTGGTCTTTCCCTCTCGAGAGGTAGAGGCGAAGAAGAGCTTTATCGATCTGAAGCTCGAGTACGCGGCCGAGCAGGCGATGCAAAGCGAAGAATCAGTCGATCAGGCGAATGCCGACAGCGCTCTCGACTCGCCATTCGCCACAGTCGACCCTGCCAGTTCGCCCGCCACGGCCACGGTCGAGCCGGCTACCGAGCCAGCCGTCAAGGTCATCAAGGTCTCAAATGGCGATACGCTGTCGACGCTGTTTGCCAAGGCGGGCCTGCCGCCAAGCACTGTTCATGACGTGCTGGCCAGTAGCAAGGAAGCCAAGCAGCTTGCCCGCTTGAGAGTCGGACAGGCCCTCGAGTTCGACATTGACGACCAGGGCGCACTGCGCAGCCTTTCCAGCCAGGTCGGCCCCTTGCAGAGCGTGCGCATCGAAAGAAGTGCGACGGGCTACTCCTTCAAGAAAGAAGAGATCAAGCCCAGCGTTGAAACACGCTACGCGCATGGCGAAATTAACAGCAGTCTCTTCCTGGCCGCCAAGCGCGCCGGTTTGAGTCACAACCTCACCATGGACCTTGCCAATATCTTCGGCTACGACATCGACTTCGCGCTGGACATTCGTCAGGGCGACCGATTCGAAGTGGTATTCGAAGAGAAGACTGTCGACGGCAAGCGCGTTGGCACCGGCAATATTCTCGCGGCCCGCTTCGTGAACCGCGGCAAGACCTACACGGCCGTTCGCTACACGAGCAAGAGCGGTACGACGAGCTACTACACCGCCGACGGCGCCAGCATGCGCAAGGCTTTCATCCGCACACCGGTCGATTTCGCGCGTATCAGCTCGCGCTTTTCCAACGGGCGTAAGCATCCGATTCTCAACAAGATTCGTGCACACAAGGGCGTGGATTACGCTGCGCCACGCGGCACCCCCATCAAGAGCGCTGGCGATGGCAAGGTGATTCTCGCCGGGCGCAAGGGTGGCTACGGCAACACCGTGATCATCCAGCACGGCAATCGTTACCGCACGCTCTACGCCCACATGCAAGGTTTCGCCAAAGGCGTGCGCAGTGGTTCTGCGGTCAAGCAAGGGCAGATCATCGGCTATATCGGAACCACCGGGCTCTCCACCGGGCCGCACCTGCACTATGAGTTTCAGGTCGATGGCGTCCATGTAGACCCACTCGGCTTGAAACTTCCAATGGCTGACCCGATCGCCAAGAGCGAACTACCACGCTTCATGGCCACCAGCCGCCCACTGATGGCACGCATGGATGAAGAACGCGCCACAATGCTCGCTCTGAAGCAGGACTGA
- the tyrS gene encoding tyrosine--tRNA ligase, with translation MRSVKEQLSVIKRGADEVLVESELITKLERGQPLRVKAGFDPTAPDLHLGHTVLINKLRQFQDLGHQVIFLIGDFTGMIGDPSGKSATRPPLTRDQVLENAETYKAQVFKILDPQKTEVAFNSTWMDQLSPADFIRLASQYTVARMLERDDFKKRYETNQSIAIHEFLYPLVQGYDSVALRADVELGGTDQKFNLLMGRELQRGYGQESQCIVTMPLLEGLDGVKKMSKSLGNYVGIQEPPGVMYGKLVSMPDTLIWRYFELLSFRSVEEVAEFRRDVEAGANPRDIKIKLAEEIVARFHGEEAAAAAHRSAGNRLKEGEVPEDLPMINLLADESMPVSAVLNKAGLVKNAAAARDLLSAGSVKVDGAVVDRTFMFELGVEYLCQAGKKAFAKIRVDAEKS, from the coding sequence ATGAGGTCAGTTAAGGAGCAGTTGTCCGTCATAAAGCGCGGCGCCGATGAGGTCCTCGTGGAGTCGGAGCTGATCACCAAGCTCGAGCGCGGTCAGCCGTTGCGGGTCAAGGCAGGGTTCGACCCCACCGCGCCCGACCTCCATCTGGGGCACACCGTGCTTATTAATAAGCTCAGGCAGTTTCAGGATCTGGGGCACCAGGTCATCTTTCTGATCGGTGACTTCACTGGCATGATCGGTGACCCCAGCGGCAAGAGTGCGACGCGGCCGCCGCTCACTCGAGATCAGGTGTTGGAGAACGCTGAAACCTACAAGGCTCAGGTATTCAAGATTCTCGATCCTCAAAAGACCGAGGTGGCATTCAACTCGACCTGGATGGATCAGCTGAGTCCAGCTGACTTCATCCGGCTGGCGTCCCAGTACACGGTTGCGCGAATGCTTGAGCGAGATGACTTCAAGAAGCGTTACGAAACCAATCAGTCAATCGCTATCCACGAGTTTCTCTATCCGTTGGTACAAGGCTACGACTCGGTAGCGCTGCGCGCGGACGTGGAGCTTGGTGGTACCGATCAGAAATTCAATCTGCTGATGGGGCGCGAGCTGCAGCGGGGCTATGGCCAGGAAAGTCAGTGCATTGTCACCATGCCGCTGTTGGAAGGCCTTGATGGCGTGAAGAAGATGTCCAAGTCGCTGGGCAATTACGTCGGCATCCAAGAGCCGCCGGGAGTGATGTACGGCAAGCTGGTGTCGATGCCTGATACGCTGATCTGGCGCTACTTCGAGTTGCTGAGCTTTCGTTCGGTCGAGGAGGTCGCTGAGTTTCGCCGGGATGTCGAGGCGGGGGCAAACCCTCGCGACATCAAGATCAAGCTTGCCGAAGAGATCGTTGCGCGCTTCCACGGAGAGGAGGCCGCAGCTGCTGCCCATCGCTCCGCGGGCAATCGCCTTAAAGAAGGAGAGGTGCCGGAAGACTTGCCGATGATCAATCTACTGGCCGATGAGTCGATGCCAGTCTCTGCTGTGCTCAACAAGGCTGGTCTGGTCAAGAACGCCGCGGCGGCTCGCGACCTGCTGAGTGCTGGGAGCGTTAAGGTTGATGGGGCGGTAGTGGATCGTACATTTATGTTCGAGCTGGGAGTTGAGTATCTCTGTCAGGCCGGTAAGAAGGCGTTTGCCAAGATACGCGTGGACGCCGAGAAAAGTTGA